The following are encoded together in the Rhizobium tumorigenes genome:
- a CDS encoding alpha/beta hydrolase: protein MSETANALPPETITVGSGDGARPIAMRLRETSNPEKQATVLWLSGYRSDMGGSKAVEVDAMAERLGLGCIRFDYSGHGVSGGDFRDGTISRWLEETLAVVDHANPQRLVIVGSSMGGWIALRLIQELRARKSAPVIQGLVLIAPAPDFTIDLIEPNLKDAERQALAEKGFFEEPSAYSPIPNIYMRKLIEDGRANQVLSGMIETGCPVHILQGMQDEDVPHAHAMKLVEHLPADDVVLTLIRDGDHRLSRPQDLERMLEVIAAFATL, encoded by the coding sequence ATGTCCGAAACAGCAAATGCCCTTCCGCCCGAGACCATCACTGTCGGCAGCGGCGATGGTGCCCGTCCGATCGCCATGCGACTTCGCGAGACCTCGAACCCCGAAAAGCAGGCAACAGTTCTCTGGCTGTCAGGCTATCGCTCCGACATGGGGGGCTCCAAGGCAGTCGAGGTCGATGCGATGGCCGAGCGGCTGGGTCTTGGATGCATCCGGTTCGACTATTCCGGTCACGGCGTCTCGGGCGGCGACTTTCGCGATGGCACGATCTCGCGTTGGCTGGAGGAAACGCTGGCGGTTGTCGATCACGCCAATCCGCAACGCCTCGTAATCGTGGGCTCGTCTATGGGTGGATGGATCGCGCTGCGATTGATCCAGGAACTGCGCGCCCGGAAGAGTGCGCCAGTTATCCAGGGCCTGGTTCTGATCGCCCCGGCACCGGACTTTACGATCGACCTGATCGAACCAAACCTGAAAGATGCCGAGCGCCAGGCTTTGGCGGAGAAAGGGTTTTTCGAGGAGCCGTCTGCCTACAGTCCTATCCCCAATATCTATATGCGGAAGCTGATCGAGGACGGCCGGGCGAACCAAGTGCTGTCAGGCATGATCGAGACTGGCTGCCCGGTCCACATCTTGCAGGGCATGCAGGACGAGGACGTGCCTCATGCCCACGCGATGAAACTGGTGGAGCACCTGCCTGCCGACGACGTGGTGCTGACGCTCATCCGCGATGGCGACCATCGCCTCTCCCGCCCGCAGGATCTGGAAAGGATGCTGGAGGTGATCGCGGCGTTCGCAACGCTATAG
- the rplT gene encoding 50S ribosomal protein L20, producing the protein MARVKRGVTSHAKHKKVLKQAKGFYGRRKNTIRAAKAAVDRSKQYAYRDRKVNKRNFRALWIQRINAAVREHGLTYGRFIDGLTKAGIEVDRKVLSDMAIHEVEAFGALVAASKKALDYLKDAGTKNEFEAVVK; encoded by the coding sequence ATGGCACGTGTCAAAAGAGGCGTCACCTCGCACGCCAAGCATAAGAAGGTTCTGAAGCAGGCCAAGGGTTTCTACGGCCGCCGCAAGAACACCATCCGCGCCGCCAAGGCAGCGGTCGATCGCTCCAAGCAGTACGCTTACCGCGACCGCAAGGTAAACAAGCGCAATTTCCGCGCCCTCTGGATCCAGCGTATCAACGCTGCCGTCCGCGAGCACGGCCTGACCTACGGCCGCTTCATCGATGGCCTCACCAAGGCTGGCATCGAAGTCGACCGCAAGGTTCTGTCTGACATGGCGATCCATGAAGTCGAAGCATTCGGCGCCCTGGTTGCTGCCTCGAAGAAGGCGCTGGACTATCTGAAGGATGCCGGCACGAAGAACGAATTCGAAGCGGTCGTTAAGTAA
- the infC gene encoding translation initiation factor IF-3 — translation MRRPFKTDAPVKDGPRSNREIRIPKVQLIGADGANLGIVPTDEAMKMAEDSGLDLVEISPNAEPPVCKILDLGKLKYANQKKAAEARKKQKIVEIKEIKMRPNIDTHDYEVKMKAMSRFFDEGDKVKVTLKFRGREMAHQELGMKLLQQVKVDTIEFAKVEAEPKLEGRQMMMVLAPK, via the coding sequence ATTCGCAGACCTTTTAAAACCGACGCTCCCGTTAAGGACGGGCCGCGTTCAAACCGGGAAATTCGCATCCCGAAAGTCCAGCTCATCGGAGCGGACGGCGCAAACCTGGGCATAGTCCCGACAGACGAAGCAATGAAGATGGCGGAAGACTCAGGTCTCGACCTGGTGGAAATTTCCCCTAACGCAGAGCCGCCCGTCTGCAAGATTCTCGACCTCGGCAAGCTGAAATACGCCAACCAGAAGAAGGCGGCCGAAGCGCGCAAGAAGCAGAAGATCGTCGAAATCAAAGAAATCAAGATGCGTCCGAATATCGACACCCATGACTACGAGGTGAAGATGAAGGCCATGAGCCGCTTTTTCGATGAAGGCGACAAGGTCAAGGTTACCCTGAAGTTCCGCGGCCGCGAAATGGCCCACCAGGAACTCGGCATGAAGCTGCTGCAGCAGGTCAAGGTCGACACAATCGAGTTTGCCAAGGTCGAAGCCGAACCGAAGCTCGAAGGTCGCCAGATGATGATGGTGCTCGCGCCGAAGTAA
- a CDS encoding serine/threonine protein phosphatase — MEDQQDYLRSLPDLTASDLETLLAVLVSGKKRVERVVLSKRTVWIKRYGTEKPTWWRHLQAFVSRLIPVDYLRPSPYLTPREMAEREQRRIRLFAASGIATPQILYASRSAIVLTHVGETVQTRLRNSDDDTVRDGLLVACAEELGRLHAAGLCHGRPYPRDMFFAGDRLGFMDFEEEPQSVMPLPVAQARDIWLLFLQIASTARRGTDTFDAAYSAWSARAPVAAIAELRRMTGFLGHFLSFARLIGRVRMGSDLRRFIVATSYLATVPSDSRSSTTHEERPQGRTP, encoded by the coding sequence GTGGAAGACCAGCAAGATTATCTGCGTTCTCTACCGGATCTGACCGCCAGCGACCTCGAGACGCTGCTTGCGGTGCTGGTTTCTGGCAAGAAGCGCGTTGAGCGGGTCGTCCTGTCGAAGCGGACTGTCTGGATCAAGCGCTACGGCACGGAGAAGCCGACATGGTGGCGTCACCTGCAGGCTTTTGTCTCACGATTGATCCCCGTCGATTACCTCAGGCCCTCACCCTATCTGACGCCACGAGAGATGGCAGAGCGCGAACAGCGGCGCATCCGGTTGTTTGCCGCAAGCGGCATCGCCACTCCCCAGATCCTCTATGCCTCCAGGAGCGCCATCGTGCTGACCCATGTCGGCGAGACGGTGCAGACGCGCCTGCGCAACTCGGATGACGATACAGTCCGCGACGGGCTGCTGGTTGCCTGCGCCGAGGAGCTCGGGCGCCTCCACGCCGCCGGTCTCTGCCACGGGCGGCCGTACCCGCGCGACATGTTTTTCGCCGGCGACAGGCTCGGTTTCATGGATTTCGAGGAGGAGCCGCAAAGCGTCATGCCGCTACCGGTGGCCCAGGCGCGCGACATATGGCTGCTGTTCCTGCAGATTGCCAGCACGGCCCGGCGCGGTACGGATACCTTCGACGCTGCCTACAGCGCGTGGTCGGCGCGGGCGCCAGTGGCAGCGATTGCCGAATTGCGACGCATGACCGGCTTCCTCGGGCATTTTTTGTCCTTTGCCCGGTTGATTGGCCGCGTCCGCATGGGTAGTGATCTGCGGCGCTTCATTGTCGCCACGAGCTATCTGGCGACGGTGCCGTCCGATAGTCGCTCCAGCACGACCCACGAAGAACGCCCGCAAGGCAGGACACCATGA
- the rpmI gene encoding 50S ribosomal protein L35, translating to MPKMKTKSSAKKRFKITATGKVKAAAAGKRHGMIKRSNKFIRDARGTMVLSEPDGRKVIKNYLPNGR from the coding sequence ATGCCCAAGATGAAGACGAAGTCCTCTGCCAAGAAGCGGTTCAAGATCACCGCGACCGGCAAGGTAAAGGCCGCCGCTGCTGGCAAGCGCCACGGCATGATCAAGCGTAGCAACAAGTTCATTCGCGATGCACGCGGCACCATGGTTCTTTCCGAGCCAGATGGTCGCAAGGTCATCAAGAATTACTTGCCGAACGGTCGCTAA
- a CDS encoding transglutaminase-like cysteine peptidase: protein MDFKGIFLALVAIFAMSTSAMPASQSGPSMVVGGTTSQPIGHYDFCQRYRSECGPNSDLMPVKMTDANWATVKQVNLQVNTTIIPATDMEVYGKEEYWAYPVTAGDCEDFALLKRRILIQRGFSPSNLLMTVVRKPDGEGHAILTLRTAQGDYELDNLTDEVKIWYQTPYSYIKRQASYNAGRWVTIENGRDVLVGALK, encoded by the coding sequence GTGGATTTCAAGGGCATCTTTCTAGCCTTAGTGGCGATATTCGCCATGTCGACATCGGCAATGCCGGCGTCCCAGAGTGGGCCTTCGATGGTTGTCGGCGGTACCACCTCGCAGCCGATTGGCCATTATGATTTCTGCCAGCGCTACCGCAGCGAATGCGGCCCTAATTCAGATCTCATGCCCGTCAAAATGACCGATGCAAACTGGGCAACGGTCAAGCAGGTCAATCTGCAGGTCAACACTACCATTATTCCGGCCACGGACATGGAAGTCTATGGCAAGGAAGAATACTGGGCCTATCCGGTAACCGCTGGCGATTGCGAAGACTTTGCACTGCTGAAGCGCCGTATCCTGATCCAGCGCGGCTTTTCTCCGTCCAACCTTCTCATGACCGTCGTCCGCAAGCCGGACGGCGAAGGCCACGCCATTCTGACGCTGCGTACTGCGCAGGGCGATTACGAGCTCGACAACCTCACCGATGAAGTGAAGATCTGGTACCAGACGCCCTATTCCTACATCAAACGCCAGGCGAGCTACAATGCAGGCCGCTGGGTGACGATCGAGAATGGCCGTGACGTACT